Proteins encoded within one genomic window of Lysinibacillus sphaericus:
- a CDS encoding Na+/H+ antiporter subunit A, translating to MVTVLFAILLPFVCAALIPLLYRRLRRMAHLGWFVLSVPIILFILLARYIPQIAEGKTFIDTYEWIPSFNINFTTYLDGLSIIFGLLITGVGSLVILYSIFYLSTKESLHHFYCYLLLFMGAMLGVVFSDNLMVLYTFWELTSVSSFLLIAFWHHRKASRAGARKAMTITVFGGLSMLAGFLMLYVASGTFSIRDIVSNVEMIREHTLFVPALLLILVGAFTKSAQFPFHIWLPDAMEAPTPVSAYLHSATMVKAGIYIVARFSPVFGGEPVWFWLVSGIGLVTLFWGSFNAVRQTDLKALLAFSTVSQLGLIMSLFGLGSVGHYFGYAESSIIYTQASFAALFHLINHSTFKGALFMMVGIVDHEVGTRDIRRLGGLMALMPVTFTIAVIGGFSMAGLPPFNGFLSKEMFFAAVLAIREVEVFSIDTWGILFPVVAWVASIFTFVYSMILIGHTFFGKLQPYKLDKKPHEAPIGMLISPIVLCLLVVTIFFFPNVLGHYILQPAMASIYPTFPTVSELTPHISAWHGVNIELLMTLGVIIIGFVLFKTLKSWKPLYRVFSQNFTFNSYYNHLINFSEKGSMKLTNRYMSGNLTHYFVYIYVFFVALIAGYFIWSDAIVFEFAKDSPVESYELVLVFVMMFAAIWMIFAKGRITAMLLNGVLGYSIAFFFVIFRAPDLALTQLVVESVTTALFLLCFKYLPDLLPENSRMRVKWANAVIAIFAGATVTLVGLAVVHYDRFETVALYFNDAYDLAGGSNIVNTILGDFRAFDTMLEVVVLLIAGLGVYTLTKLKPRKEEADHEN from the coding sequence TTGGTCACAGTTCTCTTTGCGATACTTTTACCATTTGTTTGTGCTGCGCTAATTCCCTTGCTTTATAGGCGACTAAGGCGAATGGCACATTTAGGCTGGTTTGTTTTATCCGTTCCAATCATATTGTTTATTTTACTCGCACGGTACATTCCTCAAATTGCCGAGGGTAAAACATTTATTGATACATATGAGTGGATTCCCTCTTTTAATATAAACTTCACGACATACCTCGATGGACTCAGTATCATTTTTGGCTTGCTGATTACAGGTGTAGGTAGTTTAGTTATTTTATATTCAATTTTTTATTTATCAACGAAAGAATCTCTTCATCATTTTTACTGCTACTTATTACTATTCATGGGCGCTATGCTCGGCGTCGTCTTTTCAGATAATTTAATGGTGCTATATACGTTTTGGGAATTAACAAGCGTCTCATCATTTTTGTTAATCGCCTTCTGGCATCATCGTAAAGCTTCACGTGCTGGTGCACGAAAAGCCATGACGATCACAGTCTTCGGTGGTCTTTCCATGCTCGCAGGTTTTCTAATGCTATATGTAGCATCTGGCACATTTAGTATTCGTGACATTGTATCGAACGTTGAGATGATACGCGAGCACACATTGTTTGTTCCTGCCTTATTGTTAATTTTAGTAGGTGCTTTTACTAAATCAGCTCAATTTCCATTCCATATTTGGTTGCCTGATGCGATGGAGGCACCAACTCCAGTTAGTGCTTACCTCCACTCAGCTACGATGGTGAAGGCTGGAATTTATATAGTTGCGCGTTTCTCCCCAGTATTTGGCGGTGAGCCAGTTTGGTTTTGGTTAGTAAGTGGAATTGGCCTTGTAACATTATTTTGGGGCTCGTTCAATGCTGTTCGTCAAACAGACTTAAAGGCGTTACTTGCCTTTTCAACAGTTAGCCAGCTTGGGTTGATTATGAGTTTATTTGGCTTGGGCTCTGTGGGTCATTATTTTGGCTATGCAGAAAGTTCCATTATATACACACAGGCAAGCTTTGCGGCATTGTTCCATCTTATTAATCACTCCACGTTTAAAGGGGCGTTATTTATGATGGTCGGTATTGTCGATCATGAAGTAGGTACGCGCGATATTCGACGCCTTGGTGGTTTAATGGCATTGATGCCTGTGACATTTACGATTGCAGTAATAGGTGGTTTTTCGATGGCAGGATTACCACCGTTTAATGGCTTCTTAAGTAAGGAGATGTTCTTTGCCGCGGTTTTGGCTATTCGTGAGGTTGAGGTCTTTTCCATCGATACTTGGGGCATATTGTTCCCCGTTGTAGCATGGGTTGCCAGTATTTTTACGTTTGTATACAGCATGATTTTAATTGGACATACTTTTTTTGGAAAGCTACAGCCGTACAAGTTGGACAAAAAACCACACGAGGCACCAATTGGGATGCTAATTTCGCCAATAGTACTTTGTTTATTAGTAGTGACTATTTTCTTCTTTCCAAATGTTCTAGGACATTATATCTTACAGCCTGCGATGGCTAGTATATATCCAACTTTTCCAACGGTTAGCGAGTTAACACCTCATATTTCTGCATGGCATGGTGTGAATATAGAATTATTAATGACCCTTGGTGTAATCATTATTGGCTTTGTATTATTTAAAACATTAAAAAGCTGGAAGCCACTATACCGAGTTTTTTCGCAAAATTTTACATTCAATAGCTATTATAATCACCTTATTAATTTTAGTGAAAAAGGTTCAATGAAGCTTACGAACCGCTATATGTCTGGCAATTTAACTCATTACTTTGTCTATATCTATGTATTTTTTGTTGCGCTGATTGCAGGGTACTTTATTTGGTCTGATGCCATAGTATTTGAATTTGCAAAGGATTCACCTGTTGAATCCTATGAGTTAGTTCTAGTGTTTGTCATGATGTTTGCTGCAATCTGGATGATTTTTGCCAAAGGACGAATTACAGCGATGCTTTTAAATGGAGTTCTCGGTTATTCGATTGCCTTCTTTTTCGTTATATTTCGCGCACCTGATTTAGCGCTGACACAACTAGTTGTTGAGTCCGTAACTACAGCATTGTTCCTGCTATGTTTTAAATATTTACCGGATTTATTGCCTGAAAACTCACGCATGAGAGTGAAGTGGGCAAATGCTGTTATTGCTATTTTTGCAGGGGCTACAGTGACATTAGTCGGCTTGGCTGTTGTACATTATGACCGTTTTGAAACGGTAGCACTGTATTTTAATGATGCTTATGATTTAGCAGGTGGGTCAAACATCGTTAACACAATTTTAGGAGATTTTCGTGCATTTGATACGATGTTAGAGGTTGTCGTTCTTTTAATAGCTGGCTTAGGCGTATACACATTAACTAAGCTAAAGCCACGAAAAGAGGAGGCAGACCATGAAAATTAA
- a CDS encoding histidine kinase, with the protein MKHVKGRLDESILVCVYYGLNGERLIRRGHKMATMLDCPLYILSVDSQPLDAFDAEKSGYIEQWKNLSEELDVEKFILVDNEKRPIQKVIAEVAKNYGISQIIVGQSAQSRWEEITKGSFLNVLLKEVPFVDFHIVAVQRPTEDDAYDTYEKGVRAYLIKEQDHFKVAFTCPKYVSIEGIFFKEIGTDFDNGIFKFTYNDKMHEIHISEGLVMDKEKLPQEFTSPLRQ; encoded by the coding sequence ATGAAGCATGTAAAAGGGAGATTGGACGAAAGTATTTTAGTATGTGTCTATTATGGGCTTAACGGGGAACGCTTAATTCGTCGCGGTCATAAAATGGCCACGATGCTCGATTGCCCACTTTATATTCTTTCAGTCGATTCACAACCTCTTGATGCATTTGATGCAGAGAAATCTGGTTATATTGAACAGTGGAAAAACCTATCTGAAGAACTTGATGTTGAAAAATTTATTTTAGTAGATAATGAAAAACGCCCGATTCAAAAGGTTATTGCTGAAGTGGCTAAAAATTACGGTATTTCACAAATTATCGTAGGTCAAAGTGCACAAAGTCGTTGGGAAGAAATAACAAAGGGGTCATTCCTGAACGTTCTGTTAAAAGAAGTACCTTTTGTAGATTTTCACATTGTAGCAGTCCAACGTCCTACTGAAGATGACGCGTATGATACATACGAAAAAGGTGTACGTGCCTATTTGATTAAAGAACAGGACCATTTCAAAGTAGCCTTTACTTGTCCAAAATATGTTTCAATTGAAGGTATTTTCTTTAAAGAAATTGGCACTGATTTTGACAATGGCATTTTTAAATTCACGTACAATGATAAAATGCATGAAATCCATATTTCTGAAGGTCTAGTAATGGATAAAGAAAAATTGCCACAAGAGTTTACATCTCCGTTACGTCAATAG
- a CDS encoding MFS transporter yields the protein MNKQMVHSNNNPVFPIMIAIAIAHLINDTMQAVIPAMFPILKSELGLTFTQIGLISFVLNMFASALQPVVGYVSDKKPMPYALPIGMISSFIGIAILAFTAQYWVILVAVLFLGFGSAIFHPEGSRVSFMAAGSKRGLAQSIYQVGGNSGQALAPLISAYILDIFGQRGAAFVLIATTFGILLLSKIAKWYKKQLEQERLAKKKRTLVSSLPPLTKKQVGIALTLLFTIIFARSFYTTNITSFYVFYLMDHYDVSLRLGQILIFTFMAFGVVGTFFGGSLSDRIGRKNVILLSVVVPMPFCLALPYVPLWTATIFLVIIGTLIMISFSVTVVYAQELVPTKIGTMAGLTTGFAFGMGAIGAMVIGVLMDHKGIDFTMVVVSLLPLLLLVAFFLPKDTPASAL from the coding sequence ATGAACAAACAAATGGTACATTCGAACAACAATCCAGTATTTCCGATTATGATTGCTATTGCTATTGCCCATCTAATCAATGATACTATGCAGGCTGTAATCCCTGCGATGTTTCCAATATTGAAGAGTGAGCTCGGTTTGACCTTTACACAAATCGGGCTTATTTCATTCGTATTAAACATGTTTGCTTCTGCCTTACAACCAGTTGTCGGCTATGTCAGTGATAAAAAACCGATGCCCTATGCTTTACCAATAGGGATGATTAGCTCGTTTATAGGTATCGCGATTTTAGCCTTCACAGCGCAATATTGGGTAATACTTGTAGCTGTATTATTTTTAGGTTTTGGCTCAGCTATATTTCATCCAGAAGGTTCGCGCGTATCTTTTATGGCAGCAGGCTCTAAACGAGGCCTTGCACAATCGATTTATCAAGTCGGGGGAAATTCTGGACAAGCGCTAGCACCATTAATCAGTGCATATATTTTAGATATTTTTGGACAACGCGGAGCGGCATTTGTCTTAATCGCGACAACTTTTGGGATTCTTTTATTGAGTAAAATTGCTAAATGGTATAAGAAGCAATTGGAGCAAGAACGGTTAGCAAAGAAAAAACGTACATTGGTATCATCTTTGCCACCATTAACAAAGAAACAGGTAGGAATTGCTTTAACATTATTATTTACTATTATTTTTGCAAGATCATTTTATACAACGAATATAACAAGTTTTTATGTTTTCTATTTAATGGATCATTATGATGTAAGTCTGCGTCTTGGACAGATATTAATATTTACTTTTATGGCTTTTGGCGTTGTTGGTACTTTTTTTGGGGGTTCATTATCAGATCGTATTGGACGAAAAAATGTTATTTTACTGTCAGTTGTTGTACCAATGCCATTCTGTTTAGCTTTGCCTTATGTACCGCTATGGACTGCAACAATATTTTTAGTCATTATCGGAACATTAATTATGATTAGCTTCTCTGTAACGGTTGTCTATGCGCAAGAGCTCGTACCAACTAAGATTGGTACAATGGCAGGGCTAACAACTGGCTTTGCATTTGGTATGGGAGCAATTGGTGCCATGGTTATTGGTGTTTTAATGGATCATAAAGGTATTGATTTTACAATGGTAGTCGTTTCCTTACTTCCGTTGTTATTACTAGTGGCATTTTTCTTGCCTAAAGATACTCCAGCTTCAGCTTTATAA
- a CDS encoding YetF domain-containing protein: MTVDEFFHANVFEMILRASLSFFALLIVTRILGKKQLGQLTFFHYTTGITFGSIASEIAAQSETPFLEGLIALIWWSVLTYLMTIITIKSKKARVLIDDKPTIVIQNGLILESALKKNRLHMDELTMMLREQAVFSVQDVQYAILETTGNLSVLAKPTEQPATKQDVKADVTPPTYLPTEVISDGQLIKENIVELELTEDWVMKKLKKQNVQTYEDVFFAQVQANGSLYISLKDKARRSSP; the protein is encoded by the coding sequence ATGACTGTAGATGAATTTTTTCACGCCAATGTTTTTGAAATGATACTTAGAGCATCTCTATCCTTTTTTGCACTACTCATTGTTACACGAATACTTGGCAAAAAGCAGCTAGGACAGCTTACATTTTTCCACTATACAACAGGTATTACGTTCGGATCCATTGCTTCTGAAATTGCAGCACAGTCTGAAACACCTTTTTTAGAAGGACTTATTGCATTAATTTGGTGGAGCGTTTTAACGTATCTTATGACCATTATTACGATAAAATCTAAAAAAGCACGTGTGCTGATTGACGATAAGCCCACTATTGTTATTCAAAATGGGCTTATTTTAGAATCTGCGCTCAAGAAAAATCGTTTACACATGGATGAGTTAACGATGATGTTACGTGAACAAGCTGTATTTTCCGTGCAAGACGTGCAATATGCCATACTGGAGACTACGGGTAATTTAAGTGTATTAGCTAAGCCTACGGAGCAACCCGCTACAAAACAAGATGTAAAGGCAGATGTTACCCCACCTACCTACTTACCAACAGAAGTCATTTCCGATGGACAACTGATTAAAGAAAATATCGTCGAACTTGAATTAACCGAAGATTGGGTCATGAAAAAATTAAAAAAACAAAATGTCCAAACTTACGAAGATGTCTTTTTTGCACAAGTTCAAGCGAATGGCTCTTTATATATCAGTCTAAAAGATAAAGCGAGACGGTCAAGCCCTTAA
- a CDS encoding CBS domain-containing protein has translation MVTTQNSDRFLTAFNRIDHRLRDIIGAKDFMPFYRLVDQAKKKDVLVRKYEDDLRSYADLRNAIVHHRTSMEYVIAEPHVDVVERIEYMDATLAKPTLVGQMFRKKVLVFQENDSLKHVLKVIRSRKFTQFPVYNKTQFKGLVTTVGITNWLASVMGGNHVPRHVPTLHDILLHEKNRVNYKFVSRYITIYEAEEIFKQGVERGRRFEALLITEHGKTHQKLIGIITPLDIMQVE, from the coding sequence TTGGTTACTACTCAAAATTCTGATCGCTTTCTAACGGCATTTAATCGAATTGACCATAGACTAAGAGATATTATTGGTGCAAAAGATTTTATGCCATTTTACCGTTTAGTGGATCAGGCAAAGAAAAAGGATGTATTGGTACGTAAATATGAGGATGATTTACGGTCCTATGCAGATTTACGTAATGCGATTGTTCACCATCGTACATCTATGGAATATGTAATTGCAGAACCGCATGTAGATGTCGTAGAGCGCATTGAATATATGGACGCTACGCTGGCAAAACCAACACTTGTAGGACAAATGTTCCGAAAAAAGGTGCTGGTCTTTCAAGAAAATGATTCTTTAAAGCATGTATTAAAAGTGATTCGCAGTCGGAAATTCACTCAATTTCCGGTTTACAATAAAACGCAATTTAAAGGTCTTGTGACGACTGTTGGTATTACTAACTGGCTTGCATCTGTCATGGGAGGCAATCATGTACCGAGGCACGTTCCTACATTGCATGATATATTATTACACGAAAAAAATAGAGTGAATTACAAATTTGTGAGTAGATACATAACGATTTATGAGGCTGAGGAAATATTTAAGCAAGGTGTGGAGAGAGGAAGACGTTTTGAAGCGTTGTTGATTACCGAGCACGGCAAAACACACCAAAAACTGATTGGTATTATTACCCCATTGGATATAATGCAAGTAGAATAG
- a CDS encoding ABC transporter permease, whose protein sequence is MSGMNVLLQKEFREAWRSRKFLWIPLVFALLGMSEPLTNYYMMDILEAVGNMPEGFEMLMPELVPADLLLATISQFQLIGLLVLMASFVGAISKERSNGTATLLYVRPISFASFFISKFIVISAVGFVSIIAGFAASVYYTVVLYGTFEVATLLASIGTYFIWVLFVLALTLMMSAAFKTTVAATAAFIIIFIGQIIDGLVGTFWTISPWKLPLYGVQLIRGTMEMSDYWWSLVMTVVLICMCTSIGVFSMKKNASSTKI, encoded by the coding sequence ATGAGTGGCATGAACGTACTTCTTCAGAAGGAATTCCGAGAAGCGTGGCGAAGTAGAAAATTTTTATGGATTCCACTTGTTTTTGCACTTTTAGGTATGAGCGAACCACTAACGAACTATTATATGATGGATATACTAGAGGCGGTTGGCAATATGCCTGAAGGCTTTGAAATGTTGATGCCAGAATTAGTACCAGCCGATTTGTTACTTGCTACAATTAGCCAGTTTCAATTAATTGGATTACTAGTGCTAATGGCTTCTTTTGTAGGAGCTATTAGTAAGGAACGTTCAAATGGAACAGCAACCTTATTGTATGTACGACCTATTTCATTTGCTTCTTTTTTTATAAGTAAGTTTATTGTGATTAGTGCAGTTGGCTTTGTCAGTATAATAGCGGGATTTGCAGCAAGTGTGTACTATACGGTTGTGCTGTATGGAACATTTGAAGTTGCGACCCTTTTAGCAAGTATTGGTACGTATTTTATATGGGTTTTATTTGTCTTAGCGTTAACGCTAATGATGAGTGCTGCATTTAAAACAACTGTTGCGGCAACAGCTGCATTTATTATTATTTTTATTGGTCAAATTATTGATGGACTTGTAGGTACATTTTGGACTATATCACCTTGGAAATTACCACTATACGGTGTTCAGCTTATTCGTGGCACGATGGAGATGTCTGATTATTGGTGGAGCCTAGTTATGACAGTTGTTCTTATATGTATGTGTACGAGTATCGGCGTTTTTTCAATGAAGAAAAATGCTTCATCGACTAAAATCTAA
- a CDS encoding ABC transporter ATP-binding protein — MTTLLQVTGLTKRFAEKTVVDAIDFVLEEHTSTALIGPNGAGKTTTLSMLTGLLRPSFGSVNMVGGDLRANIGFLPQYPQFQPWLSALEFTEMAAKLSGVSAKKAKQEAQKTLEFVGLGNDLHKKIATFSGGMKQRLGISQAIVHKPKLLLLDEPVSALDPVGRREVLDLLKGLQQQTTILYSTHILNDAEEMTDQLLFLRDGKLVEQGTLREVRQRYDEPNYVVEFSTVEEAQYFVSQSTFKCAVNGCYVSVAIQEDKPSIQQLLESLTAYPYLVRNVARQTASLEEIFMKVAKRV, encoded by the coding sequence ATGACTACATTACTACAGGTAACAGGGTTGACGAAGCGTTTTGCGGAAAAAACTGTAGTGGATGCCATTGATTTTGTTTTAGAAGAGCATACCTCTACAGCGTTAATCGGACCAAATGGAGCAGGAAAGACAACAACTTTATCCATGTTAACAGGTTTATTAAGACCCTCTTTCGGTAGTGTAAACATGGTGGGGGGAGATTTACGAGCAAATATTGGGTTTTTACCGCAATATCCACAATTTCAGCCGTGGTTAAGTGCATTAGAGTTTACGGAGATGGCTGCAAAGTTAAGCGGTGTATCTGCTAAAAAGGCAAAGCAGGAAGCTCAAAAAACGTTAGAATTTGTCGGCTTAGGAAATGATCTTCATAAAAAAATTGCAACGTTTTCCGGTGGGATGAAACAACGGCTAGGTATTTCCCAGGCAATTGTCCATAAGCCTAAACTACTGTTGTTAGATGAACCAGTATCTGCTTTAGATCCTGTTGGACGTAGGGAAGTACTTGATTTATTAAAAGGCTTACAGCAACAGACGACAATTTTATATTCCACACATATTTTAAATGATGCGGAAGAGATGACGGACCAGCTATTATTTTTGCGTGATGGCAAACTTGTCGAACAAGGGACATTACGTGAGGTACGCCAACGTTATGACGAGCCAAATTATGTAGTAGAGTTTAGCACAGTGGAAGAGGCGCAGTATTTTGTCAGTCAATCTACATTTAAATGTGCAGTCAATGGTTGCTATGTGTCTGTAGCCATTCAAGAAGATAAACCAAGCATACAGCAATTGCTTGAAAGCCTTACTGCTTATCCGTATTTAGTGAGAAATGTTGCACGTCAAACAGCATCGCTCGAAGAAATTTTTATGAAGGTGGCGAAACGAGTATGA
- a CDS encoding PLDc N-terminal domain-containing protein, with amino-acid sequence MMEELANIPWAIIAPLIGVQIILVIVALIDLSKIHATNGPKILWVLIILFINLLGPIAYFIVGRKQS; translated from the coding sequence ATGATGGAGGAGTTAGCAAATATCCCTTGGGCGATTATAGCGCCACTAATCGGCGTACAAATTATTTTAGTTATTGTTGCATTGATTGATCTTAGTAAAATTCATGCAACGAATGGACCGAAAATTTTATGGGTATTGATAATATTATTTATTAATTTACTTGGACCAATAGCATATTTTATCGTTGGGAGAAAACAATCATGA
- a CDS encoding protein-tyrosine phosphatase family protein, with product MEKNYDVLVKDRLFFGGAQDAEAAFSNEQVDVVIDVRVNGLTELEQQAAHYNYNHLPIADEEAQVAQSIDTVAKKIVAAYESGQKVYFHCGSGGGRAGVAATAVLMELGLADSLEEAELAVKQARSQVKIRPNMATALKKLYEK from the coding sequence ATGGAAAAAAACTATGATGTGTTAGTGAAAGATCGATTATTTTTTGGTGGTGCACAGGATGCTGAAGCTGCTTTTTCAAATGAGCAGGTAGACGTTGTCATTGATGTTCGAGTGAATGGATTAACTGAACTAGAACAGCAAGCAGCACACTATAACTACAACCATCTGCCTATCGCTGATGAAGAAGCTCAAGTAGCTCAGTCTATTGACACAGTAGCGAAAAAAATAGTCGCTGCCTATGAATCTGGACAGAAGGTTTACTTCCATTGTGGAAGTGGGGGTGGACGAGCAGGTGTAGCTGCGACGGCTGTGTTAATGGAACTTGGCTTAGCCGATTCTTTGGAGGAAGCGGAGTTAGCTGTTAAACAGGCTCGTTCCCAAGTAAAGATACGCCCAAATATGGCTACTGCTTTAAAGAAATTGTATGAAAAGTAG
- a CDS encoding carbohydrate kinase family protein: MTKEDKDYILVYGDAFIDYIADDVTNTSFTKYMGGATVNVAAGISRIGAPSALITITGDDEGSQFVRDGLAQEGVNLDFAVFNPAKRVSGVYVHLTEACERIFKDYVDETPDLQVEATQLNEAAFKHASALIVCSGTMFHPTALATTSATVDMAKEKGAIIAMDANIRPLRWSSEEICRETITSFFENVDILKVTDDELFFLTETTTLEEGIEQLNSYLVPIILVTVGEEGTYAVLNGEVIHVPTEKVVPVDTTGAGDAFMAGVLRDVHYNGLPTTEEELVRCVSFGNRLGAMAATKPGALTALPYYEDIKHLLEK; the protein is encoded by the coding sequence ATGACAAAGGAAGATAAGGATTATATTTTAGTCTATGGAGATGCTTTTATTGACTATATTGCTGATGATGTAACGAATACATCTTTTACTAAATATATGGGTGGCGCAACGGTAAATGTGGCTGCAGGCATTAGCCGTATCGGGGCTCCATCTGCGCTGATTACGATTACAGGAGATGACGAAGGCTCACAATTTGTCCGAGATGGTCTTGCACAAGAAGGCGTGAACCTCGATTTTGCGGTATTTAACCCTGCAAAACGTGTAAGTGGTGTATACGTACATTTAACAGAAGCATGTGAGCGAATTTTCAAAGATTATGTCGATGAGACACCCGATTTACAGGTGGAAGCAACACAATTAAATGAGGCGGCCTTTAAACATGCTTCTGCTCTCATTGTGTGCTCAGGCACAATGTTCCATCCAACTGCACTTGCAACGACTAGTGCTACTGTTGATATGGCAAAGGAAAAAGGTGCTATTATCGCAATGGATGCCAACATTCGACCTTTACGTTGGAGTAGTGAAGAAATTTGTCGTGAGACCATCACTTCTTTCTTTGAAAATGTAGATATTTTAAAAGTCACGGATGATGAGTTATTTTTCTTAACAGAGACCACTACTTTAGAAGAAGGTATCGAACAATTAAACAGTTATTTAGTGCCGATTATTTTAGTAACAGTAGGGGAAGAGGGCACGTATGCAGTATTAAACGGTGAGGTTATACATGTACCGACCGAGAAGGTTGTGCCAGTGGACACTACGGGTGCGGGAGATGCATTTATGGCAGGCGTTCTGCGCGATGTCCATTACAACGGTTTACCAACAACTGAGGAAGAACTAGTTCGTTGTGTGAGCTTTGGTAATCGCTTAGGTGCTATGGCAGCAACAAAGCCAGGGGCGTTAACTGCATTACCGTATTATGAAGATATCAAACATTTATTAGAGAAATAA